The following proteins come from a genomic window of Flavobacterium crocinum:
- a CDS encoding SulP family inorganic anion transporter: protein MKKAFQLFDFTQKVNYKNEILAGLTVAMTMIPESLSFAILAGFPPLVGLYAAFIAGLVTAIFGGRPGMISGGAGATVIVLIALMKSHGIEYVFAAVALGGVVQICIGLFKLGKFIRLVPQPVMFGFVNGLAVVIFMSQLEQFKTVVNGQVSWLQGTPLYIMLGLVALTIAIVLVFPKITKAVPASLVAIMVVFALVIVFNIETKTVEDIASVQGGFPPFHIPNIPFSFETLKIIFPYSVIVAAVGLTEGLLTLNLVDEITGTRGNSNRECIAQGSSNILNGFFYGMGGCPMIAQTLVNLGAGSRARLAGIIGALTILLIILFGAPVIGKLPMAALVGVMMMVAITTFEWASFRIINKMPKHDIFVGILVALITIVLHNLALAVLIGVIISALVFAWESAKRIRARHFIDENGVKHYEIYGPLFFGSTTAFLEKFDVQNDPNNIIIDFKESRVSDMSAIEALNNITKKYKQENKTVELQYLSADCRQLLKNADAVINVNVIEDPTYKVVS from the coding sequence ATGAAAAAAGCATTCCAACTCTTCGATTTTACCCAAAAGGTCAATTATAAAAACGAAATTTTAGCAGGTTTAACCGTTGCTATGACGATGATTCCAGAATCCTTGTCATTTGCTATTTTGGCCGGTTTTCCACCATTGGTTGGTTTGTATGCCGCTTTTATAGCGGGATTGGTAACGGCAATTTTTGGAGGAAGACCTGGAATGATTTCTGGCGGAGCAGGAGCAACAGTAATTGTTTTGATTGCTTTAATGAAATCGCATGGAATAGAATATGTTTTTGCAGCTGTTGCGCTTGGCGGTGTGGTGCAAATTTGCATCGGACTTTTTAAACTTGGAAAATTTATTCGGCTAGTTCCTCAGCCTGTTATGTTTGGTTTTGTAAATGGTTTGGCAGTTGTTATTTTCATGTCGCAATTAGAACAATTTAAAACTGTAGTAAATGGACAAGTTTCCTGGCTTCAGGGAACTCCTTTGTATATTATGCTTGGTTTAGTCGCATTGACAATTGCAATTGTTTTAGTTTTTCCTAAAATTACAAAAGCAGTTCCGGCATCTTTGGTGGCGATTATGGTTGTTTTTGCTTTGGTAATTGTTTTTAATATTGAGACCAAAACGGTAGAAGATATTGCTTCGGTTCAAGGCGGATTTCCTCCGTTTCATATTCCAAATATTCCTTTTTCTTTTGAAACTTTAAAAATCATTTTTCCGTATTCGGTAATTGTGGCTGCTGTTGGTTTGACTGAAGGTTTGCTTACGCTGAATTTAGTAGATGAAATTACCGGAACACGCGGAAACAGTAATCGCGAATGTATTGCACAGGGAAGTTCCAATATTTTAAACGGTTTTTTCTACGGCATGGGAGGCTGTCCGATGATCGCACAGACTTTGGTAAATCTTGGAGCAGGTTCCAGAGCCAGACTTGCCGGAATTATTGGCGCTTTGACTATTTTATTAATCATACTTTTTGGCGCTCCTGTAATCGGGAAATTACCAATGGCAGCTTTGGTTGGTGTAATGATGATGGTGGCGATTACAACCTTTGAATGGGCGAGTTTTAGAATCATCAATAAAATGCCGAAACATGATATTTTCGTTGGAATTTTAGTAGCTCTTATTACAATTGTATTGCATAATCTGGCTTTGGCGGTTTTGATTGGTGTTATTATTTCAGCCTTGGTTTTTGCGTGGGAAAGTGCTAAAAGAATTCGGGCAAGACATTTTATAGATGAAAATGGAGTAAAACATTATGAAATTTATGGCCCATTATTTTTTGGTTCGACTACTGCCTTTTTAGAAAAATTTGATGTACAGAACGATCCGAATAATATAATAATTGATTTTAAAGAAAGCCGTGTTTCTGATATGTCGGCAATTGAAGCTTTAAACAATATTACCAAAAAGTACAAACAGGAAAATAAAACCGTAGAATTACAATATTTAAGTGCCGACTGTCGACAATTACTTAAAAATGCTGATGCGGTTATTAATGTCAATGTTATTGAAGATCCTACTTATAAAGTGGTTTCTTGA
- a CDS encoding TMEM143 family protein produces the protein MTREHYIPFNKEFLLEQQIALTENQKNADDFKKLFDIIEHYYHYESFNLNRNLKQHYALYDPDLSEKERESFIGKSNFGVFKETLLTVLERGNYYRIDEETLKAAFEESDLIGLNLAIDFNTFKDFELYARGHHKAKEKVKKFFFWKKEVEIEYYDRVLIYLNYSDADYLAAKKVKLGKMPIDPGSIALKIFKRVPKNDLETVFPNAVPKMSLKDKMLLWIPGVFGGISLLSAKVIPALINMYDAYQTGETIDLLNSKTSLNQGLIALGILAAYCFRQYNNFINKKIRYSKTLSDSLYFKNVGNNSGAFYSLLNSSEEEALKETILAYAFLSRSQNSLTAAELDSQIESWFASQLKTELDFDVNDALLKLKSIGLGIETDGKWEVISLNEALIKIDELWDNVFDYNQK, from the coding sequence ATGACGCGAGAACATTATATTCCGTTCAACAAGGAGTTTTTATTAGAACAGCAAATTGCTTTAACAGAAAATCAAAAAAATGCAGATGATTTCAAAAAGTTATTCGATATCATTGAGCATTATTATCATTACGAGTCTTTTAATTTAAATCGGAATTTAAAACAGCACTATGCTTTGTACGATCCGGATTTAAGCGAAAAAGAACGTGAAAGTTTCATTGGCAAAAGTAATTTTGGTGTTTTTAAAGAAACATTACTTACGGTTTTAGAACGCGGCAATTATTACCGAATCGACGAAGAAACCTTAAAGGCAGCATTTGAAGAATCGGACTTAATTGGTTTAAATCTGGCAATTGATTTCAATACTTTTAAAGATTTTGAATTATATGCCCGCGGACATCATAAGGCGAAAGAAAAGGTCAAAAAGTTTTTTTTCTGGAAAAAAGAAGTCGAAATCGAATATTACGATCGTGTCTTAATTTACCTAAACTACAGCGATGCAGATTATCTCGCAGCTAAAAAAGTGAAACTAGGAAAAATGCCGATTGATCCGGGATCTATTGCTTTAAAAATTTTTAAACGTGTTCCTAAAAATGATCTTGAAACCGTATTCCCAAATGCAGTTCCAAAAATGTCTCTTAAAGACAAAATGTTGCTTTGGATTCCTGGTGTTTTTGGTGGAATTTCGCTTTTAAGTGCCAAAGTAATTCCGGCGCTTATCAATATGTACGACGCTTATCAGACCGGCGAAACTATCGATTTACTCAACAGTAAAACTTCGTTAAATCAGGGATTAATTGCTTTAGGAATTTTGGCCGCTTACTGTTTCCGTCAGTACAATAATTTTATAAATAAGAAAATTCGATATTCCAAAACACTTTCTGACAGTTTGTATTTTAAGAATGTCGGAAATAACAGTGGTGCTTTTTATTCCCTTCTAAATTCATCTGAAGAAGAAGCTTTAAAAGAAACGATTTTAGCATATGCCTTTTTAAGCCGAAGCCAAAATTCATTGACTGCAGCTGAACTAGATTCTCAAATAGAATCCTGGTTTGCTTCTCAGTTAAAAACCGAATTGGATTTTGATGTAAACGATGCTTTACTGAAACTAAAAAGCATTGGTTTAGGAATTGAAACTGATGGAAAATGGGAAGTAATTTCGTTAAACGAAGCACTGATCAAAATCGATGAATTGTGGGATAATGTTTTTGATTATAATCAGAAGTAA
- a CDS encoding class I SAM-dependent methyltransferase — protein MKAEQTSRTAQYMAFFRALETQRKDRLFSDPYAIHFVDSKLRLATRLYHYPIITKYINNTINRKIPGALSSGIARTKYIDSLLEKAVSNGVKQVIILGAGFDTRAVRLDFLKDIPVIEIDHPNTSNFKAEIYKKRIGQIPQNVTFLQIDFNQQNLDDLALKNNLDFSKPTAIIWEGVTNYLTEEAVKSTFSFISKFAQHSHVIFTYVHKDVLQNPDSFLGGKKLLEDLEKIEEHWTFGFSPEELPGYLHQFNIELLEDLGANEYRERFLPDRSEKGYEFYRTAIGLKK, from the coding sequence ATGAAAGCAGAACAAACAAGCAGAACGGCACAATATATGGCGTTCTTCAGAGCATTGGAAACACAACGTAAAGACCGGTTATTTTCAGATCCTTACGCTATTCATTTTGTTGATTCAAAATTGAGACTTGCTACACGATTGTATCATTACCCTATTATTACAAAATATATTAATAATACAATAAACCGAAAAATTCCGGGCGCCCTTTCTTCCGGAATTGCAAGAACAAAATATATTGACAGTTTATTAGAAAAAGCGGTCTCAAATGGAGTTAAACAAGTTATAATTCTGGGTGCCGGTTTTGATACGAGAGCCGTTCGTCTTGATTTTCTAAAAGACATTCCGGTAATAGAAATTGACCATCCTAATACTTCCAATTTCAAAGCAGAGATCTATAAAAAGCGAATTGGTCAAATTCCGCAAAACGTGACCTTTCTACAAATTGATTTTAATCAACAAAATCTGGACGATTTAGCATTAAAAAACAATCTGGACTTTTCAAAACCTACAGCAATTATTTGGGAAGGCGTCACAAATTATTTAACAGAAGAAGCCGTAAAAAGCACATTTTCTTTTATTTCAAAATTTGCTCAACATAGTCATGTAATTTTCACTTATGTACATAAAGATGTCCTGCAAAATCCCGATTCTTTTTTAGGCGGAAAAAAATTACTGGAAGATCTCGAAAAAATAGAAGAACACTGGACTTTTGGTTTTTCTCCCGAAGAACTTCCGGGTTATTTACATCAATTTAATATCGAACTTTTAGAAGATTTAGGCGCAAATGAATATCGCGAAAGATTTCTTCCCGATCGCTCCGAAAAAGGATACGAGTTTTACCGAACCGCAATTGGGTTAAAAAAGTAG
- a CDS encoding DUF6268 family outer membrane beta-barrel protein — translation MKSKIFSVLVVFISIKAMAQEKEPGMKTLGKAIVDKFPTTRTFDVQYEQLGPSNYDSELFGNKFERGRVESHNRFKAAFNLPFYATKSKRFVLAASLRYKYESYEFGDIYNYGTNETYRRENQDVHFWAGALTATYMASLFGKPAIYSATATVDGDEEKLQRLKGFASGVLVLKRTPSTTITAGILVLLDPSSIVPMTPLLTINHKFKNSKWDMDFILPQRLLFRRELLENGRISLGTELNTESFYLNLNSSNLKGVYELNQLELKSGITYEYSFTPKLIAFAKGGINNVVSARITEKGERTNRYVYDQKEDAQGYVRFGISYNLFNRK, via the coding sequence ATGAAATCCAAAATCTTTTCGGTTTTAGTTGTCTTTATTTCTATAAAAGCCATGGCACAGGAAAAAGAGCCAGGCATGAAAACTTTAGGAAAAGCAATAGTAGATAAATTCCCGACAACCCGAACTTTTGATGTACAGTACGAACAACTTGGACCATCTAATTACGATTCGGAATTGTTTGGAAATAAATTCGAGAGAGGAAGAGTAGAAAGTCATAACCGATTTAAAGCAGCTTTTAATCTTCCGTTTTATGCCACAAAATCAAAGCGTTTTGTTTTAGCAGCTTCATTGCGATATAAATATGAAAGTTATGAGTTTGGCGATATCTACAATTACGGCACTAACGAAACTTACAGAAGAGAAAATCAGGATGTTCATTTTTGGGCAGGAGCTTTAACAGCTACTTATATGGCATCTCTTTTTGGAAAACCTGCCATTTACAGTGCCACAGCAACGGTTGATGGTGATGAAGAAAAATTACAGCGTTTAAAAGGATTTGCTTCGGGAGTTTTAGTGCTTAAAAGAACGCCGTCAACAACCATCACAGCTGGAATTTTAGTATTACTGGATCCCTCTTCAATTGTACCCATGACGCCTTTACTGACTATCAATCATAAGTTTAAAAATTCAAAATGGGATATGGATTTTATTTTACCACAACGTCTTTTGTTTAGAAGAGAATTACTTGAAAACGGAAGAATTTCCTTAGGTACTGAATTGAATACTGAAAGTTTTTACTTAAATTTAAATAGCTCAAATTTAAAAGGAGTATACGAACTGAATCAGTTGGAGTTAAAATCCGGAATTACCTATGAATATAGTTTTACCCCAAAACTGATTGCTTTTGCTAAAGGTGGTATAAACAATGTGGTAAGCGCCCGAATTACAGAGAAAGGCGAACGAACCAACCGCTATGTTTATGACCAGAAAGAAGACGCGCAAGGCTATGTTAGATTTGGAATATCGTATAATCTTTTTAATCGAAAATAG
- a CDS encoding metal-dependent hydrolase yields the protein MKITYYGHSCFSVLANEKHLLFDPFITQNELAKDINVDEIKADYIFISHAHYDHILDVERIAKNTGAKVLGNFEIYNWLLKKGIENAHPINPGGKFSFDFGTVKCVIAQHPSSFMDGSYGGIACGFVLTTPDGNFYYSGDTALTFDMQFILKFTKLDFAVFPIGDGLTMGIEEAIEASKLVEVDKILGVHYDTFGFIKMDHQKALDEFKKADLNLFLPKIGDTIEL from the coding sequence ATGAAAATAACTTATTATGGCCACTCCTGTTTTTCTGTTTTAGCCAATGAAAAACACCTTCTGTTCGATCCTTTTATCACACAAAATGAATTAGCAAAAGATATTAACGTAGACGAAATAAAAGCTGACTATATTTTTATCTCTCACGCGCATTACGACCATATTCTGGATGTGGAAAGAATCGCCAAAAATACAGGAGCTAAAGTCCTCGGAAACTTTGAAATTTATAACTGGCTCTTGAAAAAAGGAATCGAAAATGCGCATCCCATAAATCCGGGCGGAAAATTCAGTTTTGATTTTGGAACTGTAAAATGTGTAATTGCGCAGCATCCAAGCAGTTTTATGGACGGCAGTTATGGTGGCATTGCCTGTGGTTTTGTATTGACAACTCCAGATGGAAATTTCTATTACAGCGGAGATACGGCTTTGACTTTTGATATGCAGTTTATCCTAAAATTCACCAAACTGGATTTTGCAGTTTTTCCAATTGGTGACGGACTTACAATGGGAATTGAAGAAGCCATTGAAGCCTCAAAACTGGTTGAAGTAGATAAAATTTTGGGGGTTCATTATGATACGTTCGGCTTTATCAAAATGGATCATCAAAAGGCTTTAGACGAATTTAAAAAGGCAGATCTGAATCTTTTCTTACCTAAAATTGGCGATACGATCGAATTGTAA
- a CDS encoding TlpA family protein disulfide reductase, with translation MKKIYILLFFTVVSNAFSQNGKIYLKNSKFKTGAENTYVYEPPQGVVIKDNSKASIIDSYYDFNSQKLIKKGKLYEFTVKVADSARTLIVMITNAQEIVDNNKDQGYVVYLKTQNDSELGKTLANEIAMGNYANYFLKLKIDVKPESQVAAYEKLFEKYPTLKSDKSYMSYLYQKSQINKEESNKEALVFAEKCLKKDKEEYYMLANDAYSMNRMSDERAKLEKEILAKYPSGTLAKNQFINRFFAKKEKTEDYILKCIDTCKTKYKETSVRTLDVFYNSLMKEYLTSKDLEKAQKIESQLSNPAGIYNDFAWGLTGEDLTSPIKDIDFTSKISKRSLTLLEENAKETFNPQYEYQANMYNDTYALILYKQGNYEEAFKYQDKVRKANGFDAGGKVRYVAMMEKVKSKDEVRAYLENEISNNTVSPALVSKLKEIYIAENLPLANFEKLKEKADKLNEEEKNKKIIEQFGGTTPTDFALKNLEGKEVKLSDYKGKIVVLDFWATWCGPCKASFPKMQELVNKYKDKEVTFLFINTWENKKDDEVLKNVTDYLTEKKYTFNVVFDSKSEVVTKYKIQGIPTSILIGKNGNILFAGHSNSSLGELIDEQLK, from the coding sequence ATGAAAAAAATCTACATTTTGTTATTCTTTACCGTTGTTAGCAATGCATTTTCTCAAAACGGAAAAATCTATCTAAAAAACTCAAAATTTAAAACTGGTGCCGAAAATACTTATGTATACGAACCGCCACAAGGAGTCGTCATTAAAGATAATTCTAAAGCCAGTATTATAGATTCTTATTATGACTTTAACTCTCAAAAATTAATTAAAAAAGGTAAACTGTATGAGTTCACCGTAAAAGTAGCCGACTCTGCAAGAACGCTCATTGTCATGATTACCAATGCCCAGGAAATAGTCGACAACAATAAAGACCAGGGCTATGTTGTTTATTTAAAAACGCAAAATGACTCTGAATTGGGTAAAACGTTGGCAAATGAAATTGCTATGGGAAATTATGCCAACTATTTTCTCAAACTCAAAATAGACGTCAAACCTGAATCGCAGGTTGCAGCCTACGAGAAATTGTTTGAAAAATACCCAACTCTAAAAAGCGACAAATCGTACATGAGTTATCTTTATCAGAAAAGCCAGATCAACAAAGAAGAAAGCAATAAAGAAGCTTTGGTTTTTGCTGAAAAGTGTCTTAAAAAAGACAAAGAAGAATATTACATGCTGGCTAATGATGCTTATTCTATGAACAGAATGTCTGATGAAAGAGCAAAATTAGAAAAAGAAATTTTAGCAAAATATCCTTCCGGTACACTTGCAAAAAATCAATTTATCAATCGCTTTTTCGCTAAAAAAGAAAAAACAGAAGATTACATCCTAAAATGTATTGATACTTGTAAAACAAAGTATAAAGAGACTTCTGTACGAACTTTAGACGTTTTTTACAACAGTTTGATGAAGGAATATCTGACCAGTAAAGATCTTGAAAAAGCACAAAAAATTGAATCTCAATTAAGTAATCCTGCTGGCATTTATAACGATTTTGCCTGGGGTTTAACCGGCGAAGACTTAACTTCACCTATTAAAGACATTGACTTTACTTCTAAAATCTCTAAAAGATCATTAACTCTTTTGGAAGAAAATGCAAAAGAAACTTTTAATCCACAATATGAGTATCAAGCTAATATGTATAATGATACTTATGCACTTATACTTTACAAACAAGGTAATTATGAAGAAGCTTTTAAATATCAGGATAAAGTAAGAAAAGCTAATGGATTTGATGCCGGCGGAAAAGTACGTTATGTAGCCATGATGGAAAAAGTAAAAAGTAAAGATGAGGTAAGAGCTTATCTTGAAAATGAAATCAGCAACAATACTGTTTCTCCTGCATTGGTTTCTAAATTAAAAGAAATTTATATCGCAGAAAACCTCCCGCTTGCGAATTTTGAAAAACTAAAAGAAAAAGCGGACAAATTAAATGAGGAAGAAAAGAATAAAAAAATTATTGAGCAATTCGGCGGTACAACTCCTACTGATTTTGCTTTAAAAAATTTAGAAGGCAAAGAAGTCAAACTTTCTGATTACAAAGGAAAAATTGTTGTTCTTGACTTTTGGGCAACATGGTGCGGACCATGTAAAGCTTCTTTCCCTAAAATGCAGGAATTGGTTAACAAATACAAGGATAAAGAGGTCACTTTCTTATTTATAAATACATGGGAAAATAAAAAAGATGACGAAGTTTTAAAAAACGTTACCGATTACCTGACTGAAAAAAAATATACTTTCAATGTTGTATTTGACTCCAAATCAGAAGTGGTAACTAAATACAAAATACAAGGAATACCAACCTCTATTCTTATTGGAAAAAACGGCAATATTTTATTTGCAGGTCACTCCAACAGCAGTTTAGGAGAACTAATTGACGAACAATTAAAATAA
- a CDS encoding LytR/AlgR family response regulator transcription factor — translation MAFTYRCLIIDDESPAHKALISHISKFDELEHSGSAFNGMEAIKLLNENQYDIIFLDINMPVISGVELMELQPNRPLTIVTTAYSDFALSAYQNDAIDYLMKPISLDKFTKAIEKAKTYHSGNTLKKENNSTEKTLSFRSNGQTIETPLSDILYIESLGNYMKLYNSKLKSPIIIYGSLASISSEIDCSHFIQVHRSFIVNTTKIMAVTLKNITMANGDIIPVGRKYQILLDNLLI, via the coding sequence ATGGCATTTACCTACCGCTGTCTTATAATTGATGACGAATCCCCAGCGCATAAAGCACTGATTTCACACATCTCCAAATTTGACGAACTGGAACATTCCGGAAGCGCCTTTAATGGTATGGAAGCCATAAAACTGCTTAACGAAAACCAATACGACATTATTTTTCTGGACATTAATATGCCGGTAATTTCGGGTGTAGAATTAATGGAATTACAGCCTAATCGTCCGCTTACAATTGTGACCACCGCTTATTCTGATTTTGCACTTTCGGCCTATCAAAACGACGCAATTGATTATTTAATGAAGCCTATTTCGCTGGATAAATTCACCAAAGCCATCGAAAAAGCCAAAACCTACCATTCCGGAAATACTCTTAAAAAGGAAAATAACAGTACAGAAAAAACACTTTCTTTCCGCTCTAACGGACAAACGATAGAAACTCCGCTTTCGGATATTTTATATATCGAAAGTCTTGGTAATTACATGAAACTCTACAACAGCAAACTAAAATCGCCTATTATTATTTACGGTTCACTTGCCAGCATCAGTTCCGAGATTGACTGTTCGCACTTTATCCAAGTACATCGTTCTTTTATTGTAAATACAACGAAAATTATGGCTGTTACTTTAAAAAATATTACAATGGCAAATGGTGATATTATTCCTGTAGGAAGGAAGTATCAGATTTTGTTGGATAATCTTTTAATTTGA
- a CDS encoding GIY-YIG nuclease family protein, with the protein MLSPQNGYHTYYVYIITNRYRSTFYIGVTNNLRERLNQHKENIKKNEKTFAAKYGIEFLVYYEKFTWIQEAITREKELKGWIRDKKLELIRDFNPTFEFLNYYFE; encoded by the coding sequence ATGCTAAGTCCTCAAAATGGTTATCATACCTATTATGTTTACATTATTACCAACAGATATCGTTCGACATTTTATATTGGTGTAACAAATAATTTGAGAGAAAGACTGAATCAGCATAAGGAGAACATTAAAAAAAATGAGAAAACGTTCGCGGCGAAATATGGTATTGAGTTTTTAGTATATTATGAAAAATTCACTTGGATACAAGAAGCGATCACAAGGGAAAAAGAATTAAAAGGATGGATTAGAGATAAAAAGCTTGAATTGATAAGAGATTTTAATCCAACTTTTGAGTTTCTTAATTACTATTTTGAATAA
- a CDS encoding DoxX family protein: MENIHTSRLQNFVRILLGIFMITAAFGHFTFQRQDFQAQVPDWVPLDKDLVVILSGIVEIALGLSMFFLTKYKLQVGIALAAFYVLVFPGNIAQYLNGISAFGLDTDQARLIRLFFQPVLIFLTLWSTGGIGYFFDKKLN, encoded by the coding sequence ATGGAAAATATACACACTAGCAGATTGCAGAATTTCGTTAGAATTCTTTTAGGAATTTTTATGATTACGGCCGCTTTTGGTCACTTTACTTTTCAAAGACAGGATTTTCAGGCGCAGGTGCCTGATTGGGTGCCATTGGACAAAGATCTTGTGGTAATTCTTTCCGGAATTGTTGAAATTGCTTTAGGGCTTAGCATGTTTTTTCTAACAAAGTATAAACTACAAGTAGGTATTGCATTAGCTGCATTTTACGTTTTGGTTTTTCCAGGCAATATTGCACAATATTTAAACGGAATTTCCGCCTTTGGACTGGATACGGACCAGGCACGTTTGATTCGATTATTTTTTCAGCCGGTTTTGATTTTTCTGACTTTGTGGTCTACGGGAGGGATTGGGTATTTTTTTGATAAAAAGCTTAATTAA
- a CDS encoding Mpo1 family 2-hydroxy fatty acid dioxygenase — translation MKTLDQWFTEYAVSHQNPTNKAIHYICVPAIFFSIVGLLMSIPSGIIARTLKLNLPIIENWAFVILLFVLVFYIRLSIAMAAKIALFSGVCLIINYYIGQFVPLWAFSIAVFVIAWIGQFYGHNIEGKKPSFLKDLQFLLIGPAWVVENLFSKK, via the coding sequence ATGAAAACTCTAGACCAATGGTTTACGGAATATGCCGTAAGTCATCAAAACCCGACCAACAAAGCCATACACTACATTTGTGTCCCTGCTATTTTCTTTTCTATAGTAGGCTTATTAATGAGTATTCCGAGCGGAATTATTGCCCGTACTTTAAAACTAAATTTACCCATTATCGAAAATTGGGCTTTTGTCATTTTACTTTTTGTTTTGGTTTTCTATATCAGATTATCGATTGCTATGGCTGCTAAAATTGCTTTGTTTTCGGGAGTTTGCCTGATCATCAATTATTATATTGGACAATTTGTTCCTTTGTGGGCGTTCTCCATCGCTGTTTTTGTTATCGCCTGGATCGGACAATTTTACGGACATAATATTGAGGGCAAAAAACCGTCTTTCTTAAAAGACCTTCAGTTTTTATTAATTGGTCCGGCCTGGGTTGTGGAGAATTTGTTTTCTAAAAAATAA
- a CDS encoding DnaJ-like cysteine-rich domain-containing protein, with product MRIFNFFNRSAVTCPRCLGKGFVDWEDIIRLKRQLKWVPAPCAYCNATGKAEKEMLSKVAVDCMYLTIDLPESEIEKIKNGDQETIEKGNQRERFVDQLIQFAEQHYLNQNMDAESIANLYLSTEQENAVFSVTKEELIKYVEGVINLKRSEFN from the coding sequence ATGCGCATTTTTAATTTCTTTAACCGATCAGCTGTAACATGTCCCAGATGTCTTGGAAAAGGTTTTGTAGACTGGGAAGATATTATACGTTTAAAACGACAATTAAAGTGGGTTCCTGCTCCCTGCGCCTACTGTAATGCCACAGGAAAAGCAGAAAAAGAAATGCTCTCTAAAGTTGCTGTAGATTGCATGTACCTTACTATAGATTTACCGGAATCGGAAATCGAAAAAATAAAAAATGGCGATCAGGAAACCATCGAAAAAGGCAACCAACGCGAACGCTTTGTAGACCAGCTTATACAATTTGCAGAACAGCATTACCTGAATCAAAACATGGATGCCGAAAGTATTGCAAATCTCTATTTAAGCACAGAACAGGAAAACGCTGTTTTTTCTGTAACCAAAGAAGAACTCATAAAATACGTTGAAGGCGTAATCAACCTGAAAAGATCTGAATTCAACTAA
- a CDS encoding sensor histidine kinase has protein sequence MTISKLYQNFFLRNLFVNTLVYLVILACVYDEIKLDGHSWSYILSKIAVGYFPCIVWITIFNICIIKPVLFKKKGKLFLLLLVTYWTCFYFFMNWFFPLVGLGNFKTLQILSLIINGMFFYFIHVVITKKIMDADKDIMNYKSELSFLKQQLNPHFLLNAMNNLYGESLSEPDKVPDRILNLSDMLRYQIEASKKDFVLVEEEIDFVKKYIEYYTFRNERLTVNQNIEGVNKEIEIPPLFFLPLVENAVKFSAETAEPFISLDLKVKCRNLTFTIKNSYMDSGSRLSGTGIGIENLKRRLEVYRLKHDLSCQKEKNMFVVKLSIWHLPTAVL, from the coding sequence ATGACGATTTCTAAACTTTATCAGAATTTCTTTCTGCGAAACTTGTTCGTAAACACATTGGTTTACTTAGTTATTTTAGCCTGCGTTTATGACGAAATAAAACTGGACGGACACAGCTGGTCTTATATTTTAAGTAAAATTGCCGTTGGTTATTTTCCTTGTATTGTCTGGATTACCATTTTCAATATTTGCATTATCAAACCTGTTTTATTCAAAAAAAAGGGAAAACTTTTTCTTTTACTTCTGGTAACCTACTGGACTTGTTTTTACTTTTTTATGAATTGGTTTTTTCCTCTTGTAGGTTTAGGAAATTTCAAAACACTACAAATATTATCATTGATTATAAACGGAATGTTTTTCTATTTCATTCATGTGGTTATTACAAAAAAAATCATGGATGCTGACAAAGATATCATGAACTATAAATCGGAACTTTCGTTTTTGAAACAGCAATTGAATCCGCATTTTTTATTGAATGCCATGAACAATCTTTATGGTGAATCGCTTTCTGAACCGGACAAAGTTCCGGACAGAATCCTGAATCTTTCAGATATGCTGCGTTATCAGATCGAAGCTTCTAAAAAAGATTTTGTTTTGGTTGAAGAAGAAATAGATTTCGTAAAAAAATATATTGAATATTATACGTTTAGAAACGAAAGACTGACCGTAAACCAGAATATTGAAGGTGTTAATAAAGAAATCGAGATTCCGCCTTTGTTCTTTTTGCCTTTGGTAGAAAATGCAGTAAAATTTTCTGCTGAAACGGCGGAACCATTTATTAGTCTGGATTTAAAAGTAAAATGCCGAAATTTGACTTTTACTATAAAAAACTCTTATATGGATTCGGGTTCGCGTCTTTCGGGTACTGGAATCGGGATTGAGAACCTTAAAAGACGTCTGGAAGTCTATCGTTTAAAACACGATTTAAGCTGCCAGAAAGAGAAAAATATGTTTGTTGTAAAACTGAGTATATGGCATTTACCTACCGCTGTCTTATAA